A window of Metabacillus sp. B2-18 contains these coding sequences:
- a CDS encoding peptidoglycan-binding domain-containing protein, whose amino-acid sequence MFIDDVSEALSNFNGAATPTEQNETPPTPVVKGTSVTLPIGEGDSGSFVRDIQQQLIRAGYRLPRYGADGVFGEETENAVMRFQRNFNLAVDGLVGPNTLSKLQQVNQQRISAPDFPLPSGILRRGSEGEGVRQVQRALKQINFDPGSIDGIYGPRTENAVRRFQQMYAALADDGIYGPNTRKYIRMELED is encoded by the coding sequence ATGTTTATTGATGATGTATCCGAAGCATTAAGTAATTTTAATGGGGCAGCAACACCAACTGAACAAAATGAAACACCTCCTACTCCAGTGGTAAAAGGAACTTCTGTTACCTTGCCGATTGGTGAAGGTGACTCCGGCTCTTTTGTTCGAGATATTCAACAACAACTGATCAGAGCAGGTTACCGTTTACCTCGCTACGGAGCAGATGGAGTTTTTGGTGAAGAAACAGAAAATGCAGTAATGAGATTTCAAAGAAACTTTAATTTAGCTGTTGATGGATTAGTAGGCCCAAATACACTTTCCAAATTACAACAAGTAAATCAACAAAGAATATCAGCACCAGACTTCCCACTACCATCAGGAATTCTACGACGTGGAAGTGAAGGAGAAGGAGTTAGGCAAGTTCAACGTGCTTTAAAGCAAATCAACTTTGATCCAGGTTCAATTGATGGTATATATGGTCCTAGAACAGAAAATGCAGTGAGAAGATTTCAACAGATGTACGCAGCTCTTGCAGATGATGGAATATACGGTCCAAACACAAGAAAGTATATTCGTATGGAATTAGAAGATTAG
- a CDS encoding YfhD family protein, translating to MGRGHKHNHKARDKNSSSLPQTPKNLKRDGIDEEFSRELADQNDIEAQARAKAADQRQRANRN from the coding sequence ATGGGTAGAGGTCATAAACATAATCATAAAGCACGAGATAAAAACTCTTCATCACTTCCACAAACACCAAAAAATTTAAAAAGAGATGGTATTGACGAGGAATTTTCAAGGGAACTAGCCGACCAAAACGATATTGAGGCTCAGGCAAGAGCAAAAGCAGCTGATCAAAGACAACGCGCAAATAGAAATTAA
- a CDS encoding YfhE family protein: MASEKKKRDKSKSTLSSMQEVTYSREFKNADRAGGYISKQRH, encoded by the coding sequence AAAGAAAAGAGATAAATCTAAAAGTACTCTTTCAAGCATGCAAGAAGTAACCTATTCCCGTGAGTTTAAGAATGCTGATCGAGCTGGTGGATACATAAGTAAACAAAGACACTAA